In a genomic window of Helianthus annuus cultivar XRQ/B chromosome 10, HanXRQr2.0-SUNRISE, whole genome shotgun sequence:
- the LOC110886352 gene encoding receptor like protein kinase S.2, with translation MSISTIHPVETSSSYSPQTCRQFTFSEIELATQNFDESLVIGRGGFGKVYIGTITCGEVLLDAAIKRLESTSNQGAVEFWAEVEMLSKLRHCHLVSLIGYCNEEQEMILVYEYMSNGTLADRLHKRRASLTWVRRLKICIGAARGLDYLHTGTGIKHGVIHRDVKSTNILLDDNCAAKISDFGLSKIAPTNQPSTYVNTLVRGTFGYMDPDYFQTGRLTRKSDVYAFGVVLFEVLCGKQAVDRSIDEEHWGLATWAQDSIKEGRLGQIVDINLRGRLFRKCLKEYALLADRCLHSHPKQRPTMAEVVVCLESILALQEKTDSDQLLPTFFGRMVPTFLIPSNHRETSGRDTSVKSLELYLHAVGGEDRILNCFDFNTIVNATANFSEANMLSSVYYKFVYKGRLQNGQDITITQYSYASTYDECMNEASILVKLEHENVIQLLGYCIHGTEAYLVYDFALNATLDSLIFDPMCNLLDWNKRYKIILGVARALVYLHNHAPIRIIHGDAKLAKVLLDESFDPKMSGFGYAMTINDTDCIYVDSIRGTPGYVSAEYHMTLCLSTKEDVFNFGVLVLETVTGQRNNRFIRVANDVDFMLINLVRTEWLEGTLTNVIDPRIDADPILMTKFIEIGLLCVQERAAIRPTMKEVIGMLLGTLSLTLPVSEMRTRIINGVQPSDES, from the exons ATGTCTATCTCTACCATTCACCCGGTTGAAACTTCCTCCTCCTATTCGCCACAAACGTGCCGTCAATTTACCTTTTCTGAGATTGAACTTGCTACCCAAAACTTTGATGAGTCGTTGGTGATTGGACGTGGGGGGTTTGGCAAAGTTTACATAGGAACCATCACTTGTGGGGAAGTTCTTTTGGATGCTGCAATTAAGCGGCTGGAATCAACTTCTAATCAAGGAGCAGTAGAATTTTGGGCTGAAGTTGAGATGCTCTCCAAATTAAGGCACTGTCATTTGGTATCTTTAATTGGTTACTGCAATGAAGAGCAAGAAATGATCCTTGTATACGAATATATGTCCAATGGAACTCTAGCAGATCGTCTCCATAAGCGTCGAGCTTCTCTGACTTGGGTGCGAAGACTTAAAATATGCATAGGGGCGGCTCGTGGTTTAGATTACTTGCACACTGGTACAGGTATTAAGCATGGAGTTATACATCGGGATGTTAAGAGCACAAATATATTGTTAGATGACAATTGTGCAGCTAAGATTTCGGACTTTGGGTTGTCCAAAATTGCTCCAACGAATCAGCCTTCGACTTATGTTAACACTCTGGTGAGAGGCACCTTTGGATATATGGATCCAGATTACTTTCAAACAGGTAGGCTGACTCGAAAGTCTGATGTGTATGCCTTTGGGGTGGTACTATTTGAAGTCTTATGTGGGAAACAAGCGGTGGATAGAAGTATCGATGAGGAGCACTGGGGTTTGGCAACATGGGCTCAAGACTCCATTAAAGAAGGAAGACTAGGGCAAATCGTTGATATTAATTTAAGGGGGAGGTTATTCCGTAAATGTTTAAAGGAGTATGCACTACTAGCTGACCGGTGTTTGCATAGCCATCCCAAGCAACGTCCTACAATGGCCGAAGTTGTGGTGTGTCTTGAGTCTATCCTGGCTTTACAGGAGAAAACCGACAGTGATCAGTTGCTACCAACATTTTTCGGTAGAATGGTACCAACATTTCTTATTCCGTCTAATCATCGGGAAACCTCAG GCAGAGATACAAGTGTAAAATCCCTTGAGTTATACCTCCACGCTGTTGGAGGTGAAGACCGAATATTAAACTGCTTTGATTTTAATACCATTGTTAATGCAACTGCAAACTTCTCTGAAGCTAATATGCTTTCGTCTGTCTACTACAAGTTTGTATACAAG GGTAGGCTACAAAATGGACAAGATATAACAATCACTCAATATTCCTATGCCAGCACATACGATGAATGTATGAATGAAGCATCAATACTAGTAAAGCTTGAACATGAAAATGTGATTCAGCTGCTTGGATATTGTATTCACGGAACAGAGGCATACCTCGTCTATGACTTTGCCCTTAATGCAACTCTGGATAGCTTGATTTTTG ATCCTATGTGTAATCTTTTGGACTGGAATAAACGGTACAAAATAATCCTTGGTGTAGCTAGGGCACTTGTATACCTTCACAATCATGCTCCCATTCGGATCATACATGGTGATGCAAAACTTGCAAAAGTTCTTTTAGATGAAAGTTTTGACCCAAAAATGTCAGGTTTTGGGTATGCAATGACAATCAACGACACTGACTGCATTTATGTTGATTCAATTCGTGGGACTCC CGGATACGTATCAGCTGAATATCACATGACATTATGTCTGTCAACCAAGGAAGATGTCTTTAATTTTGGTGTGCTGGTTTTGGAAACTGTAACTGGGCAAAGGAATAACAGGTTTATACGCGTAGCTAACGACGTGGACTTTATGCTTATAAATCTT GTCCGGACAGAGTGGTTGGAAGGAACATTGACAAATGTTATTGATCCCAGAATTGATGCCGATCCAATCTTGATGACAAAGTTCATCGAGATTGGGTTGTTGTGCGTGCAAGAAAGAGCAGCAATTAGGCCAACAATGAAGGAAGTTATTGGCATGTTGCTTGGCACCTTGTCTCTAACTCTCCCTGTTTCGGAAATGAGAACAAGGATCATTAATGGAGTTCAGCCATCAGATGAAAGTTAG